The nucleotide window TGTTAGTGAAGGTCAAGCACTCATTGTTGGGGATGCCGCCAATCTGCTTGAAGACAAGAGTATTGGGGCCCTTGACGGGTCCTGGAGGGACGAGGATTTGAGCCGTGGAGGTGGCAAGAGCGCTCAGAAGAGCAAGACCGGTGGTGACCTTCATGATGACTGGTAGAGGGTAGGTGATTGCAAGACTGAGAAGATGATACTGCTGCTGAGACCAAGAATTAATCAATCCAAAACGACAATCCGTCTGCTTTATACATCTTCCAAAACGATGAGAAGCATGATAGTATCATAGGTTCGCATAAAACTCAAGACAAAAATAGCATCCTTTACGTCGTAACAGCCGCTCGTCGATGATATCGGGAACTACAACCTAAGAAGCGTGGACTACAACCACAGCATGTGGGCTTCAGTCGAAAAAAGGACTGAGAAGAGACTGTTGAGTCCAACGGGGCTACATCTTCGCCTAAAATGCTACGAGTGCGACTTTAAAATCTGGTACCAGGATGCCAAGCCATGCGCTCAAGGTTCATCAAATTATTTTACCCGGTAGAAGTCATCTCCAACATGACTTCGCGCCGCGGCATCAGTCGGATTATGATACCACGAGATGCAGGCACCGCTActaggcaggtaggtattCTGGTGGCGAGGGTCAAAACATACCTGCTTGGGTGCTTGGTATCTACACTATCATCACCATCTGTCATGCGCAGGCGTCTTCGAGGACGAGAGGGATGTCTTGCTGGGTGCAACCCCTGAACGCCATGCAGCCTCGCAGCTTCCCACATTATCATGTTCCTCTGATGAATATGCTCACTGAGCTCGGGAAAGCTTCCCCTTTTTGCAACATGGCCGGCCTCCTGCTCTTTTCGACGTCGCCGGTCTTCCGTTGCCCCAATACAGAAGAATCATCCCATCCAAGCTGTACCCCTGAGTCCTAACGTGTGAACTTCACCATCCAATAAGGGCCGCAACACTCATCCCATGTTGGTGTAAGTATGTACTCGCTATATCATGCCATCTCATACACCTCCCCCCtaagcaacaacaacaacagcctcacTCTTCGGCCCCCTCACCCCAAAAATCGTactccccaccctcacctcatcaCTCCCCATCGCAATCGCCCCCTCAAAGTCCTCACTCATCCCCATACTCAACTCCAGCAGTCTCTcttcccccaacccaagctccttcctcaccaaatccctctgctccctcaacacctgAAAATCCTCATTCTCATTCTCCGGTGTCGTCTCCCTACTCCGTGCAATTGCCCCAATAGTCATCAACCCCAATAACTCCAAATTAGGGCACTCATTCTCGATCTTCTTGCACAGCTCCACTGTCTCCTGCCCTGGTGCACATCCCGACTTGGACTCTTCCCCCGAAGTGTTGACCTGCACATGAACTTTGATCTTGCCGAACATATCCGGGTTGGTCGCTGCAGCAATTTGATCACCGCGGTACTTGTCAAGGAGCTCAGCCTTTTTGAGGGTGTCGATGCTGGAGACGCAAAAgaggttgggggttttggcGAGGTTTTTGGTGTGTTTTGATTGAAGACCGCCGATGAAGTGCCATTGAATCGTCCTGGGGAGGAGCTCGGCTTTTTGGGTCAGTTCTTGCGAGTAGTTCTCCCCAAAGTGGAGGTGTTTTGTCTCAGGGGCTTcatggagggcgaggatgtcgTTTGCGGGTTTGAGTTTGGAGACTGCTACGAGTCGTAcctgggggttggtgttaGATATTTGTAATCTGAGATTTGAAGGTGAAAAGACAAAGACTCACAGGACGCCCCTTGGCAACGGCGGCGATTTTATCTTTGACGCCCTGTAATTGCGAGATGAGGGCGCTGGCTCTGGCTGGGTCTACTTTCATTTCGGCAGTCTCGCTCATTATGCGATTGGTATTTTGGTTGGTAATACAAATAATCGAATATGGGATTGGTTTGTGAGATCTTGGGTGAAGTGAACGCCTTTCAGATGTCATTCATGGGATGGGTTAGGTGAGGGGCATTTCGCTGGAGTTCCATAGATGACTTGCTTTATCTTGTTCTAACAGAGCCATGCTTTTTCTCGCTGATTTGAACTTTATCTTGTTAAGAATGCGATAGGCTAAAACTGTGGAGAATCTCCACCAACAGAAGACCCGCTCTCAACAACACATCTCAAGATGGTCTATAAGCATACATTATACTGAGCCATGCTCAAAAAATAGTTAAGATATGTTAAAAGATGATCAATAGTGTGTAAAAGTAATAGAATCGTTGCAAGGGACAACTGAAAGGCCCATGTTCTATTTAAAAGATGTAAGTTGAGAGTTATATTTGCTGACTTGCGCCACCAGATCTTTTGTCCAGAACGTGTTCATCTGCATCATGAAAATAGTTCTCTCCGTCTCTCCCACCTTCTTTCCACTTCCACTTGTTGAAACACTTCCCCTTCCCTGCGGAAATCCCTCTAAAAatccatcttctccaccgTCATATCCCGAACACACCTTATCCTCCCACGCAAATCGAACGTGCATTCAACAGGTGAGCAAGGTGTCTCCTATGATGAGTATGGCTTTGTTCTGTGACTGACACCGGGAGGGTGTCTTTACTTGAGGGTGATGCTTACAGCACGTGAAACATCGGAGATGCCTGGTAGGATATAACATACTTTACACAACGAGACCGCCGGACGCCAGCCCTGTAACCTTTACCATGATCTATTGCTCATTTTCAACCTTATCGTATGGGACTGGGCGGCCATGACTCTTGCCGGTGACTCTTACCGATAATTGACAGAGTGCCATACTGATATTTATCAGGCATAGTGCATGGATGGtatgttggtgatgtcgatTTTGCGATGTTGGAGCTTAGGGCGCAGGTCCGGCTCGTCGTGAGGAGGAATGTTGACGGCCGGTGGTTTACTGGTCACTTTTTCACAATAAACTTAGATTTGTTGAATTCAGATACTCAGTTCAGCGAATTTGGTTGTCAAAAAATGGGAGCATGCTCAAGGTTGTTTGTGGATTCACCTACCTGCGTTGGGAGCCCATTGTACTTGCCTTATGAATTTGGAGCTCTTGCCTTGGCCAAGTTAATAAACTCGCGACGGCAATGTCGACCTACTTGGATCAAATTCTCTGCTTTCACGCATCCATGCAAGACCCAGTCTTTGTACTCGATTTCTTTGGCTCACCCCCACTCTCTCTCCCTttcaccatcccccaacaCTCTCACACGACTTCCACACTCCCACACTCCCACACTCCcacactcactcactcactcactcccACAACGTAACACTGGCCAGTCTACAATTCTCTGCAGAAGGCCGACAACCAAGGATTTCAGGACCAATATCGACAATTGCGACTCTAAGCTGGGTATCGACAATGGTAAGTATCCTCACACTCCTGAGTAACACAATAATTCATACCTTTCACAGGCACGCACCCCTGGTCGCTCTAGTACCGCGACCACCAGCAATGAGGACGTGGGACAACCTACTCCGCGACCTCGTGGCCGTCCCAAAAAGGTCATAGCTTTCGGTGAAAACCACGCTGCAGCTACCTTTACACCCAGTGTAACACCTCGCGGCCGTGGCAGGCCCAAAAAGAAAGCCGACCCTGTTGAtcttgaggaagaagctcCTGAGTCTGAACGAGAACTTGCCGAACCCCAGGAACCTGTTCCCACACCTCGTTCCCGTGGCCGcccgaagaagaaggtaCACCATTGGTCCAAGCAAGCCCGAGAAGCTGCCAAATTGCAGCAAGAGGCTCAACTTGACAACGACGATGAGCCCGAGGAAATCACGCCGTTCAAGCAACCCGCAACAGCTCCCCGGCCACGTGGTCGCCCCAAGAAGCCAGTGCCAGAGGCTTCTCCTGAGGAAGTTGCGAGTGGCAAGTCCCAGAAGGTCCCAGTCACGGCAGCCACGATAACTACGGCCAAAGATGAATTGCGCGCcgagcttcttggtctctCCACTGGATTCCCTGATGGAAAGCCATATAGCATCACTAGTCGCGGTCGCGGCCGTCCCAAGAAGACCCAGACCGTGGAGACAGAAGAGGTTGACTCGAACGAGCAGTTGTTTGACGAAG belongs to Podospora bellae-mahoneyi strain CBS 112042 chromosome 6, whole genome shotgun sequence and includes:
- a CDS encoding hypothetical protein (BUSCO:EOG09263BE5; COG:E; EggNog:ENOG503NUSW), which codes for MSETAEMKVDPARASALISQLQGVKDKIAAVAKGRPVRLVAVSKLKPANDILALHEAPETKHLHFGENYSQELTQKAELLPRTIQWHFIGGLQSKHTKNLAKTPNLFCVSSIDTLKKAELLDKYRGDQIAAATNPDMFGKIKVHVQVNTSGEESKSGCAPGQETVELCKKIENECPNLELLGLMTIGAIARSRETTPENENEDFQVLREQRDLVRKELGLGEERLLELSMGMSEDFEGAIAMGSDEVRVGSTIFGVRGPKSEAVVVVA